ATGAGACCCGCCATTATTGAACTTGCCCCCAACGATGCTTATGAACGCCAGCAATCGGGGGCGTTGCTGGTCGACGTGCGCGAAGACGGCGAGCGCGCGACAGGCATGGCAAAAGGCGCGACGGGCGTGGGCCGGGCTCGGCTCGAAGCCGAGCCGGCCGTCTGGTTGCCCGACCCCACCGCCGAGATTCTGTTGATCTGCGCGGCCGGCGCACGCTCGCTGCAATGCGCGGGCATACTTCGGGGCCTGGGCTATGAACACGTCTACTCGGTCAGCGGCGGCACCAAGGGTTGGCAAACGGCGGATTTGCCGATGACGGAACCCACTGCGGACACGGATTTTCTCGAACGCTATTCGCGTCATCTGCGTCTGCCGGAGGTGGGACTGGACGGGCAACGCAGACTAGCTGCAGCCCGGGTCGCGCTCATCGGTGCCGGCGGCCTGGGTTCACCCGCGGCGCTGTATCTGGCGGCCGCCGGGATCGGCCACATCACGCTGATCGACGACGACGTTGTCGATCGCAGCAACCTGCAGCGGCAGGTGCTGCACCGCGATGCCGATATCGGCACGCCCAAGGTCGAGTCCGCTTGCCGCACCTTGCTGGCGCTCAATCCGCACATCGCGATCGACGCGCGGCGCACGCGCCTCTTGGCCGCCAACGTCGAACGCCTGTTGAGCGGGCACGACGTGGTGATCGACGGGTCCGACAATTTCTCCACCCGCTACCTCGTGAACGATGCCTGCGTGCGGCTCGGCGTGCCCATGGTCTACGGCGCGGTGCAGGGATTCGATGGGCAGGTCAGCGTGTTCTGGCCCGCGCATGCGGGCGGCAGTTGCTATCGCTGCCTGTTTCCCGAACCGCCATCGCCGGAGTTCGCGCCCAACTGCTCCGAAGCCGGCGTACTCGGCGTATTGCCCGGCGTGATCGGCCTGCTGCAGGCCACTGAAGCCGTCAAGCTGATCCTCGGTATCGGGGAGTCGCTGTCCGGCACCTTGCTGCGCTTCGACGCGCTGGGCATGCGCTTCGACCGGCTGCGTCTCGAACGCGACCCGGCCTGCCCGCGTTGCGGCGACGGTATCGGCACAGCGGATTATGTCGATCTCCCGGCCGCCTGCGCGGCGCATTGAAGCGTGCGAGTCGCGCCGGCCTCGCCCCTTCACCCCGCCGCATTCAATTTGCGCCACAGCGTCGTCTTGCTGATGCCTAGCGCCTCGCACGCCTGATCGCGGTCGCCATTGAACGCCTCCAGTGCCGCGCGAATCTCATCCGCTTCCACCCGACGGCTGCGTTGACGCAAGGTCAACGCAGCGTCGTTCGAAGCCCCTTCGGGCCGCTCGAACAGTTCGGGTGCGATGGACTGCAAGACCGCTTCGGTCAACGCCGCGTCGTCCGAGTCCGCCAGTTCCACCGTGATCCGCTCGATCACATTCTGCAGTTCCCGCACGTTACCAGGCCATGTGTGACGGCCGAGCGATTCGCTGACCGACGCCAGCACGTCCAACGCATCTCGTGTGCTACGAATGCGTGCCGCGAGACGCGGCTCGCGACGCGCCGCCTGACAAAGCAACTCGGCCGCGAGCGGCAGGATATCGCCATGCCGCTCGCGCAACGGCGGCAAGCCGATATTCAGAATGTTGAGCCGGTAGTAAAGATCGGTGCGGAATTCGCCAGCCTCGATCGCCGCCGTCAACGCGCGATGGGTCGCCGCGACGATCCGCACGTCGATGCGCGTCGGCTCCGTCGAGCCGAGGCGCACCACTTCGCGCTCCTGCAACACGCGCAGCAAGCGGCTTTGCAACGGCAGCGGCATTTCGCCGATCTCATCGAGAAACAGCGTGCCGCGGTGCGCCGCTTCGATCAGCCCAGCCTTGCCGCCGCGCCGCGCGCCGGTAAACGCGCCCTCCTCGTAACCGAACAATTCGCTCTCCAGCAAGGCCTCCGGAAACGCGCCGCAATTGAGCGCGACAAACGGAAAATCGCGCCGCGCGCTCAGATGATGCAGGCTCTGCGCGACCATCTCCTTGCCGGTGCCGCTCTCGCCGCGAATCAACACCGTGGCGTCCGACTTCGCATAGCGCTGCACCAGTTGCCGCACCCGTTCGATCGCCGGACACGCCCCCACCAGATCGTC
Above is a genomic segment from Paraburkholderia phenazinium containing:
- the moeB gene encoding molybdopterin-synthase adenylyltransferase MoeB, which encodes MRPAIIELAPNDAYERQQSGALLVDVREDGERATGMAKGATGVGRARLEAEPAVWLPDPTAEILLICAAGARSLQCAGILRGLGYEHVYSVSGGTKGWQTADLPMTEPTADTDFLERYSRHLRLPEVGLDGQRRLAAARVALIGAGGLGSPAALYLAAAGIGHITLIDDDVVDRSNLQRQVLHRDADIGTPKVESACRTLLALNPHIAIDARRTRLLAANVERLLSGHDVVIDGSDNFSTRYLVNDACVRLGVPMVYGAVQGFDGQVSVFWPAHAGGSCYRCLFPEPPSPEFAPNCSEAGVLGVLPGVIGLLQATEAVKLILGIGESLSGTLLRFDALGMRFDRLRLERDPACPRCGDGIGTADYVDLPAACAAH
- the prpR gene encoding propionate catabolism operon regulatory protein PrpR; amino-acid sequence: MNRPPEPGSRPRVWAIGITKLRDLFRDIAEEYDARADLRLVSRGYEDAVNEIASAGTNRPDVVVAAGSNGTYLKARVDVPVVLITPTGFDVMHALARARRDASPVALVSYGETPAEVRRFVAAYGIDVVFAAYQSAQDAETCVLDLRDRGVKTIVGPGLVTDLASQAGMESVFLYSRASVRSAFDTALEVAQATWGEAVRRHRLDNVLQHLRDGVVALDAQGRVEAINQRLALVLGIEPAAAVGRPLLELAPDLVEAVPDAEGESLETVRGISYVVHRGPLVDNGVTTGTVLTFQESRAVERLDRTLRSRQRAQQFVARYRLDDLVGACPAIERVRQLVQRYAKSDATVLIRGESGTGKEMVAQSLHHLSARRDFPFVALNCGAFPEALLESELFGYEEGAFTGARRGGKAGLIEAAHRGTLFLDEIGEMPLPLQSRLLRVLQEREVVRLGSTEPTRIDVRIVAATHRALTAAIEAGEFRTDLYYRLNILNIGLPPLRERHGDILPLAAELLCQAARREPRLAARIRSTRDALDVLASVSESLGRHTWPGNVRELQNVIERITVELADSDDAALTEAVLQSIAPELFERPEGASNDAALTLRQRSRRVEADEIRAALEAFNGDRDQACEALGISKTTLWRKLNAAG